One stretch of Rosistilla oblonga DNA includes these proteins:
- a CDS encoding HEAT repeat domain-containing protein yields the protein MRQPISLLSSLVIVVSLSMVADAADPSNSAATQDQIIQVLRKGLASDEFWPSMHAAEAMSLAGKGDEVRAALGPGLHSTEDAQHRCGVARELFRAGDKSAVAVLLEILADEDPHGHVHACESLFKIGQIGDGVMLRKHMQEGELATKRLMAAAALARSGDAEALALLRAQVLNEDDNIARIAAWTLAVDGDASDLPALRSRLASIDNPQYQTFMLATMATLGDKAAGAKLQAALGSEDPGIRVFAAEFCGHAGLTTARETLINLLQDENLDVRIRAAQSLLLLDANDNR from the coding sequence ATGCGTCAGCCGATCTCACTTCTAAGTTCTCTTGTAATTGTCGTCAGCCTCTCGATGGTGGCTGACGCCGCAGATCCCAGCAACTCTGCAGCCACGCAGGACCAGATCATTCAGGTGTTGCGTAAGGGGCTGGCCAGCGACGAATTCTGGCCATCGATGCACGCCGCCGAAGCGATGTCGCTGGCGGGCAAAGGGGACGAAGTCCGTGCGGCTCTCGGGCCCGGACTGCATTCGACGGAAGACGCTCAGCACCGCTGCGGCGTCGCTCGCGAACTGTTTCGCGCCGGCGACAAATCCGCTGTCGCCGTGTTGCTTGAAATTCTGGCTGATGAAGATCCGCACGGTCATGTGCACGCGTGTGAATCGCTGTTCAAAATCGGCCAGATCGGCGACGGCGTGATGCTTCGGAAGCACATGCAGGAAGGCGAACTGGCAACGAAACGATTGATGGCCGCGGCCGCGTTGGCTCGATCGGGCGACGCCGAAGCGTTGGCATTGCTGCGTGCTCAGGTTCTCAACGAAGACGACAACATCGCGCGGATCGCCGCCTGGACGTTAGCTGTCGACGGCGATGCCAGCGACCTGCCGGCGTTGCGGAGCCGACTGGCCTCAATTGACAACCCGCAATATCAAACCTTCATGTTGGCAACGATGGCGACGCTGGGCGACAAGGCGGCGGGTGCCAAGTTGCAGGCTGCGTTGGGTAGTGAAGATCCGGGGATCCGCGTCTTTGCCGCTGAGTTCTGTGGTCACGCCGGGCTCACCACAGCTCGGGAAACCTTGATCAACCTGCTGCAGGACGAAAATCTCGACGTCCGGATTCGGGCCGCACAATCGCTGCTGCTATTGGATGCCAACGACAATCGATAG
- a CDS encoding dihydrodipicolinate synthase family protein yields the protein MSTRLISAICTPLQSDGSLHEPGLAAHIEAQLDAGINGLLVAGTMGLMQLQTDATYKRLIEESVRVNAARSEIWIGVGDLSYQRTLERIRVAEQHAVDGLVVLTPYLMKFNEQELIHYYLKLADASTKPLFLYDLPVLTGTALSMELVEQVTAHPNIHGLKCTRDWEWTTELWNRFGSRTRVVPAQPERVADLVRMQVPDNLDGLFAIFPKLSRALADAADAGQWEEAARLQADLSSYLTIAREISLFGAVTATLNALGTEGLMAPEPYYQLSQEEREAFLSEPTIRRLIDTESACTSGTSNAS from the coding sequence ATGTCCACGCGACTAATTTCCGCCATCTGTACTCCGCTGCAATCCGACGGCAGCCTTCACGAGCCTGGACTTGCGGCTCACATCGAAGCCCAACTGGACGCTGGAATCAACGGATTGTTGGTCGCCGGAACGATGGGACTGATGCAGTTGCAAACCGATGCGACCTACAAGCGGTTGATCGAAGAGAGTGTTCGCGTTAACGCGGCGCGTTCGGAGATTTGGATCGGCGTCGGCGATCTCAGCTACCAGCGAACGCTCGAGCGGATTCGGGTCGCGGAACAGCATGCTGTCGATGGCCTAGTCGTGCTGACGCCCTATCTGATGAAGTTCAACGAGCAGGAACTGATTCATTACTATCTGAAACTGGCCGATGCGTCGACCAAACCACTTTTCCTGTACGACCTGCCTGTTTTGACGGGAACCGCGTTGTCGATGGAGTTGGTCGAACAGGTGACGGCCCATCCAAATATCCATGGGCTGAAGTGCACTCGCGATTGGGAATGGACGACCGAGTTGTGGAATCGTTTCGGCAGTCGAACGCGCGTCGTGCCAGCTCAGCCTGAACGCGTCGCCGATCTGGTTCGGATGCAGGTTCCCGATAACTTGGATGGCCTGTTTGCGATCTTCCCGAAACTGAGTCGCGCGTTGGCCGACGCCGCCGATGCCGGGCAATGGGAAGAAGCGGCGCGGTTGCAAGCCGACCTCTCCAGTTACCTGACGATCGCTCGCGAGATCAGCTTGTTCGGAGCAGTAACTGCGACTCTGAACGCACTCGGAACCGAGGGGCTGATGGCGCCGGAGCCGTATTACCAGTTGTCGCAGGAAGAACGAGAGGCGTTCTTGAGCGAACCAACGATCCGGCGTCTGATCGATACTGAATCTGCCTGCACCTCCGGCACCTCCAACGCTTCGTAG
- a CDS encoding SDR family NAD(P)-dependent oxidoreductase, whose amino-acid sequence MNSRPVVIVTGAAQGLGAATALEFANRGYECVLIDRNGTAMQAVAADIEKLGRRAIQCVGDLSDLAFAESAVTRCVQELGRIDVLVNNAAWRKIGTMRAMQADEWDQTLRVCLTVPAFLAKWCAAEMEPAKRGVILNISSIQSKLAAGISPAYIAAKGGLDSLTYELATLYGPSGIRVLSLNLGAIDTEMSADYVSEEGENVSAAVRQFAEGMIPLRRFGKAEEIARSIAMLASDDASYMTGACLEIDGGWTHQSSPYPLKNKQFPKEFPES is encoded by the coding sequence ATGAATAGTCGACCCGTTGTCATTGTCACCGGAGCAGCGCAAGGCCTTGGTGCCGCTACCGCTCTGGAATTTGCAAACCGCGGCTACGAGTGTGTGCTGATCGATCGCAACGGCACGGCGATGCAAGCCGTCGCTGCGGATATCGAAAAGCTGGGGCGTCGTGCGATCCAGTGCGTCGGTGATCTGTCGGATCTCGCGTTCGCGGAATCAGCCGTCACCCGCTGCGTGCAGGAACTTGGCCGCATCGACGTCCTGGTCAACAACGCTGCTTGGCGGAAGATCGGCACGATGCGAGCGATGCAAGCCGACGAATGGGATCAGACGCTGCGAGTCTGCTTGACGGTACCCGCATTTCTCGCCAAGTGGTGCGCCGCCGAGATGGAGCCCGCGAAGCGAGGCGTGATTCTGAACATCTCCAGCATTCAATCAAAGCTAGCTGCTGGCATTAGCCCCGCCTACATCGCAGCCAAAGGCGGCCTCGATTCGCTGACCTATGAGTTGGCGACGCTGTACGGCCCGTCGGGGATTCGCGTGCTGAGTCTGAACCTCGGCGCGATCGATACCGAGATGAGTGCCGACTACGTCAGCGAGGAAGGCGAGAACGTTAGCGCTGCGGTGCGCCAGTTCGCAGAGGGGATGATCCCGCTGCGACGCTTTGGCAAGGCCGAAGAGATCGCTCGCTCGATCGCGATGTTGGCCAGCGACGACGCCAGTTACATGACCGGTGCCTGCCTGGAGATCGACGGCGGCTGGACGCACCAATCGAGCCCCTATCCGTTGAAAAACAAACAGTTCCCAAAAGAGTTCCCCGAGTCTTAG
- a CDS encoding sialidase family protein, translating to MRSQPPKRFALIFAAVSVVLSSTEKVPAADAQPPCVSIVKRELTDAVSPYYRAIYGDVAKDRLVSSSWQSDDNGKNWSPIRSHHALARGLTPGFRRNPTTSTLDPNRNCVLAIVNALDTPNLDPKINEPPIAQKTYYLRYRVSTDGGASWLCDDPIVGVGDYDAKHPFDDLWIGKNAIYVGDNGCAPIVTDSGRVLLPVQMTVLDEAGELYQPPRAHTYTEAVALVGTWTDENRITWRMPTRVKGDPEKTVRGLIEPTIAEAPDGRILMVMRGSNSHDSTVASSKWFAVSNDEGETWSEPKRWAYDDGTSFYSPSSMSVLMRHSSGRIFWVGNITPENPKGNLPRFPLVIGEVDPQSLQLIRSSVVVVDQKNPEDANRGRLDLSHVHLMEDRETKEMILTYTRAYHAYRQREFALLRLALSSPEDAQ from the coding sequence ATGCGATCTCAGCCCCCCAAACGTTTTGCCCTGATCTTCGCGGCCGTTAGCGTCGTCCTGTCGTCCACGGAAAAGGTACCCGCTGCCGACGCTCAGCCCCCCTGCGTCTCCATCGTCAAACGGGAACTCACCGACGCTGTCTCGCCGTACTATCGAGCGATCTATGGCGACGTTGCGAAAGATCGCTTGGTTAGCTCCAGCTGGCAGTCGGATGACAACGGCAAGAACTGGAGTCCGATCCGGTCGCATCACGCGCTTGCCAGAGGCTTGACGCCCGGCTTCCGCCGCAATCCAACCACGTCGACGCTCGACCCAAATCGCAACTGCGTGTTGGCGATCGTCAACGCGTTGGACACGCCGAACTTGGACCCCAAAATCAATGAGCCGCCGATCGCGCAGAAGACTTACTATTTGCGCTATCGCGTTTCGACCGACGGCGGTGCCAGTTGGTTGTGCGACGATCCGATCGTTGGCGTGGGAGACTACGACGCAAAACATCCGTTCGATGATCTGTGGATCGGAAAAAACGCGATCTATGTCGGCGATAACGGTTGTGCGCCGATCGTCACCGACAGCGGACGCGTCTTGCTGCCGGTGCAGATGACGGTTCTCGACGAAGCTGGCGAACTCTATCAACCACCGCGGGCCCATACCTATACCGAAGCCGTCGCGTTGGTCGGCACGTGGACTGACGAAAATCGGATCACTTGGCGAATGCCGACGCGAGTGAAAGGCGATCCGGAGAAAACCGTTCGCGGTTTGATCGAACCGACGATCGCCGAGGCACCCGATGGACGGATCTTGATGGTGATGCGGGGCAGCAACTCGCACGACTCGACCGTCGCATCGAGCAAATGGTTTGCAGTTTCCAACGACGAGGGAGAAACGTGGAGCGAGCCAAAGCGTTGGGCTTACGACGACGGCACCTCCTTCTATTCGCCCAGCAGCATGTCGGTGCTGATGCGTCACAGCAGCGGGCGGATCTTCTGGGTTGGAAACATCACCCCCGAAAATCCCAAAGGCAACTTGCCGCGATTCCCGTTGGTGATTGGCGAAGTCGATCCGCAATCGCTGCAGTTGATCCGGTCCAGCGTGGTCGTCGTCGACCAGAAGAATCCGGAAGATGCCAACCGCGGGCGGCTGGATCTATCGCACGTCCACCTGATGGAGGACCGTGAAACCAAGGAAATGATCCTGACCTACACGCGAGCATATCACGCCTATCGTCAGCGCGAATTTGCCCTGCTTCGCCTGGCCCTATCATCTCCCGAAGACGCTCAATAG
- a CDS encoding DUF4198 domain-containing protein, translating to MNRKLTCLLTSLFALAQLTASAHDIWTQTNIPVVAPGEIVHVDLCLGNHGNHHRDFKLAGLVSLDWVTADHQLPDGSRVDLRDKMTSTAMAEKEGYWTQPLLVEAPGVHCVAVQLDRVMQHGKSVRGVRTAKSYFLASHSIDDAKIVGHDHKKPLGMPFEVVLQTCPFTETAVGQPLTVQVLHQGKPKKDVVVSFIPQGAELQGEFDPDFQFRTDSGGLATFVPKAGNRYLVVAHHTADDEKSDEYEFTSYAATVTLHVPVRRPLATQ from the coding sequence ATGAATCGAAAACTCACCTGCTTGCTGACCAGCCTCTTTGCGTTGGCTCAACTGACCGCCTCGGCTCACGACATCTGGACGCAAACCAATATTCCGGTTGTAGCGCCGGGCGAGATCGTGCACGTCGATCTCTGCTTGGGAAATCACGGAAACCACCATCGCGACTTTAAGCTCGCCGGCCTCGTTTCGCTCGACTGGGTCACGGCCGATCATCAATTGCCCGACGGCAGCCGCGTCGACTTGCGCGACAAGATGACGTCGACCGCGATGGCGGAAAAGGAAGGCTACTGGACGCAGCCGCTGCTTGTGGAAGCCCCCGGCGTCCACTGCGTCGCCGTTCAACTGGATCGTGTCATGCAGCACGGCAAGAGCGTCCGAGGTGTCCGTACGGCGAAGAGTTACTTCCTGGCCAGCCATTCGATCGACGATGCGAAGATTGTTGGGCACGACCACAAAAAGCCGCTCGGCATGCCTTTTGAGGTCGTGCTGCAAACCTGCCCGTTCACCGAGACCGCAGTCGGCCAGCCGTTGACGGTCCAGGTTCTGCACCAAGGCAAACCGAAGAAAGATGTCGTCGTCAGCTTCATCCCGCAAGGAGCCGAACTGCAGGGTGAATTCGATCCTGATTTCCAGTTCCGCACCGACAGCGGTGGCCTGGCGACGTTTGTTCCCAAGGCGGGTAACCGCTATCTGGTCGTTGCCCACCACACAGCGGACGACGAAAAGAGCGACGAATACGAGTTCACCAGCTATGCCGCAACGGTCACGCTGCACGTTCCCGTCCGCCGACCGTTGGCAACTCAATAA
- a CDS encoding pyridoxal-phosphate dependent enzyme, which translates to MHDISLGEGNTPLVRSHRIGPELGLSNLFFKLETVNPSGSYKDRFAAAAISEMVRQGKRRVIATSSGNTGSALAAYSAAAGLGCKIAIVDGAPAGKLRQMMAYGADITKVRGFGLDAEITRATFEVLQRMGDHPDAELQISAYHYSPIGMSAVEAIGREIVGQLSTLDKQADHVFSCAGGGGLTLAVARGVRDASEKSESGTATRVHCVQPAGNNTIAGPLRDGSENAQSVECTTKISGLQVATVIDGDAVIAACRDSGGTGWLVEDAEIYRSQRDLARLEGIFSEPAGAVPLTGLKDAVAQGIIQPDETVVCLVTGTGFKDLDSVDAMLGDNACPTVSLDEFQRDSQ; encoded by the coding sequence ATGCACGACATTTCACTGGGCGAAGGCAATACGCCTCTGGTTCGTTCCCACCGCATCGGCCCGGAGCTGGGATTGTCGAACCTGTTTTTTAAACTCGAAACCGTCAATCCGTCGGGATCGTATAAGGATCGGTTTGCAGCGGCTGCGATTTCGGAGATGGTGCGACAGGGGAAGCGGCGTGTGATCGCAACTTCAAGCGGCAATACCGGATCGGCATTGGCAGCGTATTCCGCCGCTGCAGGACTGGGCTGCAAGATCGCGATCGTCGACGGCGCACCGGCGGGGAAACTGCGGCAGATGATGGCTTACGGTGCGGATATTACGAAAGTCCGTGGCTTTGGCCTCGATGCCGAGATCACGCGAGCTACGTTTGAGGTCTTGCAACGGATGGGAGACCATCCCGATGCGGAGCTACAGATCAGCGCCTACCACTACAGTCCGATCGGCATGAGCGCAGTCGAAGCGATTGGCCGTGAAATCGTCGGGCAGCTTAGCACCCTGGATAAACAGGCCGATCACGTTTTCTCCTGCGCCGGCGGTGGCGGACTAACGCTTGCTGTCGCACGCGGCGTCCGCGATGCAAGCGAGAAAAGCGAAAGCGGCACCGCGACGCGAGTCCACTGTGTTCAACCGGCCGGCAATAACACGATCGCGGGTCCGCTGCGCGATGGAAGCGAAAACGCCCAGTCTGTCGAATGCACGACGAAGATCAGCGGCCTGCAAGTTGCCACGGTGATCGATGGCGACGCGGTGATCGCCGCTTGCCGTGACAGCGGGGGAACGGGATGGTTAGTCGAGGACGCCGAGATCTATCGATCGCAACGCGACTTGGCTCGGCTGGAAGGAATCTTCAGCGAACCGGCGGGAGCGGTTCCGTTGACCGGACTAAAAGACGCCGTCGCCCAAGGGATCATTCAGCCCGATGAGACGGTTGTCTGTCTGGTCACGGGAACGGGATTCAAAGATCTCGATTCGGTCGACGCGATGCTGGGCGACAACGCTTGCCCGACGGTTTCGTTGGACGAATTCCAGCGAGACAGTCAGTGA
- a CDS encoding succinylglutamate desuccinylase/aspartoacylase family protein: MKQIEIVGRHPGPRLLILAGVHGDEYEPIAAVRRLADQIDREDLNGSVTLVPIANQPAYRRHSRIGADKLDLARTFPGSPNGTPTEQIAHAITKLIQQSDLMIDLHTGGLAMEISPLVGYMLVSDPATLQKQRQMAIAFGLPIVWGTSAKLEGRSLSAARDANVPTIYAEWGGGGGCQADGVAAYTAGCLQVMADCNMTSAPAAAAPVDRCVIEDDRDTSGHLQLNYPAPHGGFYERTLALDSAVRPGDELGRLFDPFTSQATSIRSTQTGRLITRRVLPPVEAGDCLAVILEDPAETGASNE, from the coding sequence TTGAAACAGATCGAAATCGTTGGTCGACATCCAGGCCCGAGGCTGCTGATTCTGGCCGGCGTACACGGCGACGAATACGAACCGATCGCGGCGGTCCGACGCTTGGCGGACCAGATCGATCGTGAAGATTTGAACGGCAGCGTGACGTTGGTTCCGATCGCCAACCAGCCGGCGTACCGTCGTCACAGCCGAATCGGAGCTGACAAACTGGATCTGGCACGCACGTTCCCCGGTTCGCCCAATGGTACACCGACCGAACAGATAGCCCACGCGATCACCAAACTCATCCAGCAATCCGACTTGATGATCGACCTGCACACCGGAGGGCTCGCGATGGAGATCTCTCCTTTGGTTGGCTACATGTTGGTCTCCGATCCGGCAACGTTGCAGAAGCAGCGGCAGATGGCGATCGCCTTCGGTTTACCGATCGTCTGGGGTACATCCGCAAAACTGGAAGGACGCTCGCTGTCGGCTGCCCGCGACGCCAACGTTCCGACGATCTATGCGGAGTGGGGCGGAGGTGGAGGTTGCCAAGCCGACGGAGTCGCCGCGTATACAGCAGGATGTTTGCAAGTCATGGCCGACTGCAATATGACTTCTGCGCCGGCTGCTGCGGCGCCGGTAGACCGCTGCGTTATCGAAGACGATCGTGATACGAGCGGTCATCTGCAGCTCAACTACCCCGCACCACACGGCGGCTTCTATGAACGGACGCTCGCGTTAGATAGTGCCGTTCGACCCGGCGATGAACTGGGCCGACTCTTCGATCCGTTTACATCCCAAGCGACATCGATTCGTTCGACACAGACGGGACGCCTGATCACGCGTCGCGTCTTGCCGCCGGTCGAAGCGGGGGATTGTCTGGCTGTGATTTTGGAAGATCCCGCCGAAACAGGAGCCAGCAATGAATAG
- a CDS encoding GntR family transcriptional regulator, with product MTTETKSNDVRNTARQKCYDALRRLLICGQITPGSRLPEVEWSERLEVHRGALREAMVLLEHDGLLTLGKKGGFFAPMLGDFEFEELMHARCVLESGAIKMAAQRRLKKEAFKPLLDLCETMQTLHDADMELGFCEADYLFHQALVALSGNSRLMKMYSHSAQLIFSLSAVEDLQTVRRKRLQTLGDHRELCRMIMSGETDAAIALLEKHMSTSLSS from the coding sequence ATGACCACGGAAACGAAGTCGAACGACGTGCGAAATACCGCGAGGCAAAAGTGTTACGACGCGTTGCGACGCCTGCTAATCTGCGGCCAGATCACGCCGGGGTCGCGACTGCCAGAAGTCGAATGGTCCGAACGGCTGGAAGTGCATCGCGGTGCGCTACGCGAGGCGATGGTGCTGTTGGAGCACGACGGTCTGCTGACGCTTGGAAAAAAGGGAGGCTTCTTTGCTCCCATGCTCGGCGATTTCGAATTCGAAGAACTGATGCACGCCCGCTGTGTGCTCGAATCGGGCGCGATCAAAATGGCGGCTCAACGGCGACTGAAAAAGGAAGCCTTCAAGCCGCTGTTGGACCTCTGCGAAACGATGCAGACGTTACATGATGCCGACATGGAACTCGGCTTTTGCGAAGCCGACTATCTGTTTCATCAGGCGTTGGTCGCCCTCTCGGGGAACTCGCGATTGATGAAGATGTATTCCCATTCGGCTCAACTGATCTTCAGCCTCTCCGCGGTCGAAGATCTGCAAACCGTACGGAGAAAACGGCTGCAAACCCTCGGCGACCATCGCGAACTGTGTCGGATGATCATGTCTGGGGAGACCGACGCGGCGATCGCGCTGCTCGAAAAACACATGTCCACTTCACTCAGTAGCTGA
- a CDS encoding DUF1559 domain-containing protein — MKRLSYLSPSAKRSRAGFTLVELLVVIAIIGILVGLLLPAVQAAREAARRMSCSNNMKQIGLALHMHHDTLQRFPSQRDQAKAPVPPSEQSFYRWGPLALLTPYLEQSAIYQAIDLQQPLLIYSVGPPPSVVTHPDLGDAVATQVSTFLCPSDVHERISDEWGATNYHANNGTAQDGGLYVNCDGLFYIDSQKRFRDILDGTSHTAAFSETLIGSGSPDSTRGVANSGPEGLLASVWDASSPTIDDSWCLNDSSPVIFRRGEKWADGSVNDTGYHHFYGPNALENDCYSRYASRKSARSRHPGGVTVLLADGSVRFVTESIDRYTWQLIGSIADNEVIPEY, encoded by the coding sequence ATGAAACGACTCTCTTACCTCTCCCCGTCCGCCAAACGATCACGCGCCGGCTTCACGCTCGTGGAGCTGTTGGTTGTGATCGCGATCATTGGCATCCTCGTTGGGCTGCTGTTACCGGCAGTTCAAGCCGCTCGCGAAGCTGCTCGGCGGATGTCGTGCAGCAACAACATGAAACAGATCGGTCTGGCGCTGCACATGCATCACGACACGCTGCAGCGGTTTCCGTCGCAGCGAGACCAAGCCAAAGCACCGGTTCCACCGTCGGAACAATCGTTTTATCGCTGGGGCCCGTTGGCGCTGCTGACTCCGTATTTGGAGCAATCAGCGATCTATCAAGCTATCGATTTGCAGCAGCCGCTGTTGATCTACTCGGTGGGACCGCCACCAAGCGTCGTCACGCATCCCGATCTGGGCGATGCCGTCGCGACGCAGGTCTCGACATTCTTGTGTCCCAGCGATGTGCATGAACGGATCAGCGACGAATGGGGCGCGACCAACTACCACGCCAACAACGGGACGGCTCAAGATGGCGGTCTGTACGTCAATTGCGACGGACTGTTCTACATCGATTCGCAAAAGCGATTCCGCGATATCCTCGATGGGACCTCGCATACCGCGGCATTCAGCGAGACGTTGATTGGTTCGGGAAGTCCCGACAGCACCCGCGGCGTTGCCAACAGCGGCCCCGAGGGTTTGCTCGCCTCGGTCTGGGATGCATCGTCTCCAACAATCGATGATTCTTGGTGCCTGAACGATTCGAGCCCGGTGATCTTTCGTCGGGGCGAAAAATGGGCCGACGGCTCGGTCAACGACACCGGGTATCATCACTTCTATGGTCCCAACGCTTTGGAAAATGATTGCTACTCACGCTACGCATCGCGCAAGAGTGCCCGCAGCCGTCACCCCGGCGGCGTCACCGTGCTGCTGGCCGATGGTTCGGTCCGATTTGTCACCGAATCGATCGATCGGTACACCTGGCAGTTGATCGGATCGATCGCCGACAACGAAGTGATTCCCGAATATTAA
- a CDS encoding PQQ-binding-like beta-propeller repeat protein, producing the protein MANGEPAVWPAFLGAGARPGATQSLPLEWTATENITWRATLPGHGQSSPVVWGERVFVTGVEGPNKETYHTVCIDLKSGDELWRQGIENSAPVANSYYVSRAAPTPVVDQDRVIAFFESGDCVAYSHAGDMLWKRSLVDELGDVEAEFGIGASPCQTATTMFVLIEHDGPSGLLAIDKATGKTEWKVDRESRRSWSSPAVIHVDGATQIVVSSAGSVDGYDPESGDVLWSFTDVGGNTGTSPIDYGNGRVLIGASPGRNGENAGSAADSNCLLQIARQGDGWTVKREWIAEGAVPSWASPIVHQGLAYWINRAGVVHCFDAQTGESVYSKRTKQACWATPIGIGDRIYLFGQHGIVSVLAAGRKFEVLAENESWTDETLPAEPLLAEEESPERRRGVAMFSKPTLYGAAVVEDSIVLRVGNCLICVRPSDAG; encoded by the coding sequence ATGGCAAATGGCGAACCCGCTGTCTGGCCCGCATTTCTAGGTGCGGGAGCCCGGCCCGGCGCGACACAGTCGCTGCCGCTGGAGTGGACCGCGACCGAGAACATCACCTGGCGAGCGACGCTGCCGGGACACGGACAATCGAGTCCGGTCGTCTGGGGAGAACGAGTCTTTGTAACCGGCGTCGAAGGTCCCAACAAAGAGACCTATCACACGGTTTGCATTGACCTTAAGAGTGGCGACGAGTTGTGGCGGCAGGGCATCGAGAACTCCGCTCCGGTCGCCAACAGTTACTATGTCAGCCGCGCAGCTCCGACGCCGGTGGTCGACCAAGATCGAGTGATCGCGTTTTTTGAGAGCGGCGATTGCGTCGCCTATTCCCACGCTGGCGACATGCTGTGGAAGCGGTCGCTGGTCGATGAGCTGGGTGACGTTGAAGCGGAGTTTGGGATTGGGGCTTCTCCCTGCCAAACCGCGACAACGATGTTCGTCTTGATCGAACACGACGGGCCGAGCGGACTGTTGGCGATCGACAAAGCGACCGGCAAAACGGAATGGAAAGTCGACCGCGAATCGCGGCGCAGTTGGAGTTCTCCAGCGGTGATCCATGTCGACGGTGCGACGCAAATCGTTGTCAGTTCCGCCGGCAGCGTCGATGGTTATGATCCCGAATCGGGCGATGTGTTGTGGTCGTTTACCGACGTCGGTGGGAACACCGGCACCTCGCCGATCGATTACGGGAACGGACGCGTTCTGATTGGCGCGTCCCCCGGTCGCAATGGTGAAAACGCCGGCTCCGCCGCCGATTCCAACTGTCTCCTCCAGATCGCTCGCCAAGGCGATGGCTGGACCGTCAAACGTGAATGGATTGCCGAAGGGGCTGTCCCCAGCTGGGCTTCGCCGATCGTTCACCAAGGTTTGGCCTACTGGATCAATCGCGCCGGCGTGGTCCATTGCTTCGACGCACAGACGGGTGAATCGGTCTATTCCAAGCGGACAAAGCAGGCGTGTTGGGCGACGCCGATCGGGATTGGCGACCGGATCTATCTGTTTGGCCAACATGGGATCGTCTCCGTGTTAGCAGCTGGGCGCAAGTTCGAGGTGTTGGCGGAAAACGAATCGTGGACCGACGAGACCTTGCCAGCCGAGCCGCTGTTGGCTGAAGAGGAATCGCCCGAACGACGCCGCGGCGTGGCGATGTTCAGCAAACCGACGCTTTATGGAGCGGCGGTCGTTGAGGATTCGATCGTGTTGCGCGTTGGCAATTGTTTGATCTGCGTCCGCCCGTCCGATGCCGGCTGA